A genomic segment from Asterias amurensis chromosome 6, ASM3211899v1 encodes:
- the LOC139939088 gene encoding protein rolling stone-like, translating into MACNGRLKLSDVWLIHKEPRLFATSQWPLHPFIFLAYRIFLALYLLVWLLLHISRTSPFGGFFVFLTNWTFTVLTIYAVSSCIGAVYFTLRTRNHRDVFDAPEENESQQLLPNNSQTTEDEPSSTDESTTDYIGAMPPLQDPRPAAPSFPHYFSFSWLLFNICLAVNPIVTVIFWVFLADPISNPLSSAINVHLHALNTVFIYLDLFISATPVRFIHFVYAILYGLMYTTFTLIYYWAGGLNPISGETGIYPHILDWANPGFTMLSIFAVVIIVPLTHLAGWGCFRIRGLSYVRFFAAPRNQLN; encoded by the exons ATGGCTTGCAATGGACGACTGAAGCTGTCAGACGTATGGCTGATACATAAAGAGCCGAGGCTTTTCGCTACTTCCCAG tgGCCTCTACACCCGTTCATCTTTTTAGCCTACCGTATATTCCTAGCACTTTACCTTCTAGTGTGGTTGCTACTTCACATATCAAGGACTAGCCCCTTTGGTGGGTTCTTCGTCTTTCTGACCAACTGGACCTTCACCGTGCTAACAATATACGCCGTGTCGTCTTGCATTGGTGCAGTCTACTTCACTCTTCGCACAAGGAATCATCGTGACG TATTCGACGCCCCAGAAGAGAACGAATCCCAGCAACTTCTACCCAACAACAGCCAAACCACCGAAGATGAGCCCTCCTCCACCGACGAATCTACTACCGACTATATCGGCGCTATGCCACCCCTTCAAGACCCAAGGCCCGCCGCTCCAAGTTTCCCTCACTACTTCAGTTTCTCTTGGCTCTTATTTAACATCTGTCTTGCCGTCAACCCAATAGTGACTGTGATATTTTGGGTGTTCCTCGCCGATCCCATTTCAAATCCCTTGAGTAGTGCAATCAATGTCCACCTCCACGCCTTAAACACCGTCTTTATCTACTTGGATCTGTTCATATCTGCCACACCCGTTCGGTTCATCCATTTCGTCTATGCTATTCTATACGGCCTCATGTACACAACATTCACGTTAATCTACTATTGGGCTGGAGGGCTTAATCCTATCAGCGGAGAGACTGGTATTTATCCGCATATTTTGGATTGGGCTAATCCTGGATTTACTATGTTGTCTATTTTCGCGGTTGTTATCATCGTTCCGTTGACTCACTTAGCTGGATGGGGATGTTTTAGAATCCGGGGTTTGAGTTATGTGCGTTTCTTTGCTGCACCACGGAACCAGTTGAACTAA
- the LOC139939090 gene encoding protein rolling stone-like, producing the protein MERCCCRCRRPKLSDLGFSTADCTVFHRPQWSKCPQIAFAVYRVVLALYVTGFLLGVIVISVQHQGAKSFIYLTTYGFIIFAAYNTVAAFNVILDGCIRRDNPSQGSSRLNHQLHWFLFNLTTNINFLVTIVYWGLIYTPGFLPLVFDLNMHTLTSVICLLDLFLTALPVNLLHFIYPFLVGVGYIIFTLVYWAINPNDDPIYPFLDYTNDPGLAAGAVIGSSMVVVIMQGIIWLMYKLRQWIWIRCGYSWMGRDSSGEDCCFLDDQGSGNEEVTTGPV; encoded by the exons ATGGAAAGATGTTGTTGTCGATGTCGGCGACCCAAATTATCTGATCTTGGATTCAGCACAGCTGATTGCACAGTGTTTCATAGGCCGCAG TGGTCAAAGTGTCCCCAGATAGCGTTTGCTGTGTACAGAGTGGTCTTAGCTCTGTACGTTACTGGGTTTCTCCTGGGGGTGATAGTGATCTCCGTCCAGCATCAAGGAGCGAAATCCTTCATCTATCTTACAACCTATGGATTCATTATATTTGCTGCTTATAACACTGTTGCAGCATTCAACGTCATACTGGATGGATGCATTCGACGTGATAACCCATCACAAG GGAGCTCTCGCTTGAACCACCAGCTACACTGGTTCCTATTCAATCTCACGACAAACATCAACTTCTTAGTAACCATCGTCTACTGGGGTCTCATCTACACCCCAGGATTCCTCCCTCTCGTCTTTGATCTCAACATGCACACCCTAACCTCTGTAATCTGCCTTCTGGATCTCTTCCTAACAGCCCTCCCTGTGAACCTTCTACACTTCATCTACCCTTTCCTGGTAGGTGTAGGGTACATCATCTTCACACTGGTCTACTGGGCAATCAATCCAAACGATGACCCCATATACCCGTTTCTGGACTACACTAACGACCCCGGTCTAGCTGCGGGAGCCGTCATCGGGTCTTCTATGGTTGTTGTCATAATGCAAGGCATCATTTGGCTGATGTATAAGTTAAGACAGTGGATATGGATAAGATGTGGTTACAGTTGGATGGGGAGGGATTCTTCTGGCGAGGACTGTTGCTTTCTTGATGATCAAGGATCTGGAAATGAAGAGGTTACAACTGGACCggtttaa